One Candidatus Nanosynbacter featherlites genomic region harbors:
- the pyk gene encoding pyruvate kinase, translated as MSKPIFKRTKILATIGPATMSQEKVSELMAAGANGFRLNFSHGSYEERTQQIEWIRTASREQDKPVAILQDLQGPKIRLGILKDNMLEVKTGDMLVLDSEIAEHDGSFNLPVQYNLASKMKVGEPLYMFDGKIRSIVREIVSETAIKVEIQNDGFLMSRKGLNLPDTDFGGDILTQKDLEDIEWGASRDFDYVSLSFVQSASDIVDLRQRLLTFGSEAQIIAKIETKSAISPENLEKIVQLSDGVMVARGDLAVEAGAEIVPVVQRRVITLCRKHGKMVIVATQMMGSMVDNPEPSRAEVSDVANAVIQGADVVMLSDETANGKYPIEAVESMRKTILYTQEHSDVMPVAKSESRQKNDAVISYTAARLARDLNADAIVAETDTGATAVNIGAFRPNMPIISLTDNCKTAQKLALNYATRVYMRPPESCHGIELARDLKNEGYFGDGVATLVLVNGHRPGAGKTDTIRVLTLE; from the coding sequence ATGAGTAAACCTATTTTTAAACGTACCAAGATTTTGGCAACAATTGGTCCTGCAACCATGAGCCAGGAAAAAGTATCGGAGCTGATGGCCGCTGGCGCCAATGGCTTTCGCCTAAACTTTAGCCACGGTAGCTACGAAGAGCGCACGCAGCAGATTGAGTGGATTCGTACCGCCAGCCGTGAGCAAGACAAGCCAGTTGCAATTTTGCAAGACTTACAGGGTCCAAAGATTCGTTTGGGTATTCTGAAAGACAACATGTTGGAAGTGAAGACTGGTGATATGTTGGTGCTGGATTCGGAAATTGCTGAGCATGACGGAAGTTTCAATCTTCCAGTGCAGTACAACTTGGCCAGTAAGATGAAAGTTGGCGAGCCGCTGTACATGTTTGACGGTAAAATTCGTTCAATCGTTCGTGAGATCGTCAGCGAAACTGCCATCAAGGTTGAGATTCAGAATGACGGCTTTTTGATGAGCCGAAAAGGTTTGAATTTGCCTGACACTGATTTTGGCGGTGATATTTTGACCCAGAAAGACCTAGAGGATATTGAGTGGGGGGCTAGCCGAGACTTTGATTATGTTTCTTTGAGCTTTGTGCAGTCAGCATCTGACATTGTTGATTTGCGGCAGCGTTTGCTGACGTTTGGTTCTGAGGCGCAGATCATCGCCAAGATTGAGACAAAATCTGCCATCTCTCCAGAAAACCTGGAAAAAATCGTGCAGTTGAGCGATGGTGTCATGGTGGCGCGAGGAGACTTGGCGGTGGAAGCCGGTGCTGAGATTGTGCCAGTTGTGCAGCGCCGGGTTATCACGTTGTGTCGTAAGCACGGTAAGATGGTGATCGTGGCAACTCAGATGATGGGTAGTATGGTTGACAATCCTGAGCCAAGCCGTGCTGAAGTAAGCGACGTGGCGAACGCTGTCATTCAGGGCGCTGACGTGGTGATGTTGTCTGATGAGACCGCCAATGGTAAATACCCAATTGAAGCGGTTGAGTCAATGCGAAAAACCATTCTCTACACTCAGGAACACAGTGACGTCATGCCAGTGGCGAAGAGCGAGTCTCGCCAGAAAAATGACGCCGTCATCAGCTACACGGCTGCTCGTTTGGCGCGCGACCTCAACGCAGATGCTATCGTGGCAGAGACCGACACGGGCGCCACAGCGGTCAATATTGGCGCATTTCGTCCAAATATGCCGATCATCAGCTTGACGGACAACTGCAAAACAGCTCAGAAGTTGGCGCTGAACTACGCCACTCGTGTATACATGCGTCCACCAGAGAGCTGTCATGGCATTGAGTTGGCACGTGATTTGAAAAATGAAGGCTACTTTGGTGACGGCGTAGCAACATTGGTATTGGTCAATGGCCACCGTCCTGGTGCTGGCAAAACTGATACAATACGCGTTTTGACATTGGAGTAA